In the genome of Candidatus Neomarinimicrobiota bacterium, one region contains:
- a CDS encoding metallophosphoesterase gives MNRKDTFINSTSARTVVVGDVHGCIDELRGLIEKISPSPDDRLIFVGDLINKGPDSLGVLKYVQEMGAEVILGNHELAFIEYMDGNYRETSGFREVKRQLGTEHTHWVDWMRNLPLYIETKDALIVHAGIPPGKHPSQVSPEILTNIRTWDGYGEDLQNPDNPAWYELHESEKLVVFGHWARQGLLVRVGVIGLDSGCVYGKRLSAVSLPDRTIFQIDAKEVYEKPGS, from the coding sequence ATGAACCGAAAAGATACCTTCATTAATTCAACATCGGCCAGAACCGTGGTCGTGGGAGATGTCCACGGCTGCATCGATGAACTCCGGGGTCTGATCGAGAAAATTTCGCCTTCCCCGGACGACCGGCTGATTTTCGTCGGTGATCTCATCAACAAGGGACCGGATTCGCTCGGTGTACTAAAATATGTGCAGGAGATGGGCGCCGAGGTCATTCTCGGCAATCACGAATTGGCATTTATCGAATACATGGACGGGAATTATCGGGAGACATCAGGTTTCCGAGAAGTCAAACGCCAACTCGGAACTGAACACACACACTGGGTGGACTGGATGCGGAACCTGCCGCTCTACATCGAAACGAAAGACGCGCTCATTGTACATGCGGGGATCCCACCGGGGAAACATCCCTCCCAAGTATCTCCGGAGATCCTGACCAACATCCGGACCTGGGACGGATATGGAGAAGACCTTCAAAACCCGGACAATCCGGCATGGTACGAATTGCATGAGTCGGAGAAGCTCGTTGTGTTCGGTCACTGGGCGAGACAAGGGTTGTTGGTGCGGGTGGGCGTTATCGGGTTGGATTCCGGCTGTGTGTACGGGAAACGACTCAGTGCCGTCAGCTTGCCGGATCGCACTATTTTTCAGATCGACGCGAAAGAAGTCTACGAAAAACCGGGTAGCTAA